In the genome of Candidatus Omnitrophota bacterium, the window TTCAAGAGTTCCTTCGCCCAAAGCGATTTTTCCCAATTCCAAAAGAAAACCAATGGAAACGGGAAGACAAATGGCGCCCAAACCGGCCGCTTCAGCGAATTCTTCGAAAGCGTATTCGGGCAAAGTTCGCGGTTTTCCCGCAAGAAGAACGGTTCGGCGAAGATAAAACTCTTCGCCCGCGAAAAAAACGAAAACGATCTGGAAGCCGATATGGAGGTGGCATTGGAAGACCTCTATCACGGAAGAACGATCCAATTCGAAATTTACGTAAACCAAACCGGACGGCTAGGAAGGGAAAAAGTCGAGAAAAAATTGTATGACGTAAAGTTGCCCCCCGGCGCACGCGATGGAAGTTGCATCCGCCTGCGGGGACAAGGCGGCAAACGAAAAATCGGCAAAGTGAGGGGCGACCTTTATATCTCGTTGAAAGTAGCCGTCCATCCGCATCTGAAAGTTAAGGGATACGACGTGGAATCGGACATCCCCGTCACTCCTTACGAAGCGGCGTTAGGCGCCTGGATTCAAGTTCCGACGCTGGATGGATCGATGACCATCCGCCTGCCCGCAGGTTCCAGTTCGGGCAAAAGACAGCGCCTGATCGGCAAGGGATTGCCGATGAAGAATGGCATCCGGGCAGATCAATACGTCAACTTTATCATCGTCGTTCCTCCTGCTCTCACCGAAGCGGAAAGGCGGTTGTATCAGTCGTTGTCCCGCATTTCCAAACATAACCCAAGAGAATCGTTCTAGCGGCGCGTTCCCTTAAACCGCGTCCGCCTAATACTACTCACCTATGAAATATCGCTTTTCAAATTCCTCTCCCAAGATTGGGAGAGGTTAGGTGAGGGTTGATAGTATTTAGCTAATAATCCCTCACCCAAATCCTCTCCCAGAGGGCGAGGGGAATTATTAGCAACAAGAATTGGATGCCATTCCATCGCAGGAGGTGGATAATGGATTTGAATCGTTTTACCCAAAAATCGCAGGAAGCGTTGAGCGACGCGCAAAATTCGGCTATTCGCAGCGGACATGTCGAAGTGGACGTGGAACATTTGCTCTTAGCGCTGCTCGATCAGCCGGAGGGACTGAT includes:
- a CDS encoding DnaJ C-terminal domain-containing protein, whose protein sequence is MAVNFRDYYNILGIPRSATPTEVQKAFRRLAREFHPDVNKSPDAEEKFKEINEANEVLKDLEKRRKYDELNEQRKPKNPFKSSFAQSDFSQFQKKTNGNGKTNGAQTGRFSEFFESVFGQSSRFSRKKNGSAKIKLFAREKNENDLEADMEVALEDLYHGRTIQFEIYVNQTGRLGREKVEKKLYDVKLPPGARDGSCIRLRGQGGKRKIGKVRGDLYISLKVAVHPHLKVKGYDVESDIPVTPYEAALGAWIQVPTLDGSMTIRLPAGSSSGKRQRLIGKGLPMKNGIRADQYVNFIIVVPPALTEAERRLYQSLSRISKHNPRESF